Within the Sphingobium herbicidovorans genome, the region TCGCGCGCGGGGTGTTCGTGCTGTGACCGGGTCCGGTAGCTGGACCCTGCCGCCATTGCGCCAGGGCCATCCCGCCGATCAGGCGTTGCTGGAGCGGCGCGCCCGTGCAGGCGGGACGGGCGACGCGGCGGGCGCCGTGCCTGAGGCGGTCATTGGCGGCGTGCGGTGCCTGCTGATCGAGCCTGCGAGCGGCGCTGCCCATGGCGACATCCTCTATTTGCATGGCGGGGGATACCGGCTTGGGTCGCCGTGGGCCTATATCGACTATGCGCGGCTGATCGCTGACGCGGCGGAGCGGCGGATCATCCTGCCCTTCTACCCGCTGGCTCCCGAAAATCCCTTTCCGGCGGCATTGCACGCCATTGTCGCCGTCTATCGGGCGTTGCAGGACGGGCGGTCGGTCGTGATCGCCGGGGATTCCGCGGGCGGCGGGCTTGCGGCGGCGCTGTGCATTCTCGCCGCGCGTGCGGGTGAGCGGCCGGCGGGCGCCATCTTGGTGTCGCCCATGCTCGACCTGACGGCGAAGAGCGCGAGCCTGGAACGTAACGCCGCGCGCGACCCGCTGTTTTCAAAGGCGGCGGTACAGGATTGCGCGCAGCTTTATCTGCAGGGCCATTCGCCGGATGATCCGCTGGTGTCGGCGGTGAATGGCGACCCGGCTGATTTCCCGCCGATGTTGCTGCTGACCGGCGGCGCTGAAGTGTTGCTCGACGAAGCACTCGCCTTTGCCAGCAGGCTGGCGCTTGGCGACAGGCGCGTCAGCCTGCACGTTGCGCCGGGCATGGGCCATGTGTGGCCGCTGATGTCGCCCGGATCGGCCGAGGCAAGGGAAGCGGTCGCGGCGATGGCGTCCTTTGTCAAAGGCCTTGGAACAGCCGGTTCGCGACCTTCCACGTAGCCGGAAACCCGGTTCGCTCGTTTGACCCGTTGGCGGCGAGTGAAAGACAAGTGGACCAGCACGACATCATCTGTTGACCGAAAGAAATTCCGATGACCACGACCGACCTGCCCTTTCCCGTCTATGATGCCGACAATCATTTCTATGAGCCGGAGGATGCGCTGTTCCGCCACCTGCCCAAGAAATGGCACAAGGATTTCCGCTTCGTGGAGGTGGACGGGCGCAAACGGCTGGCGATCAAGGGGCAGATTTCCGACTATATCCCCAATCCCACTTTCGAGCGCGTGGCCGCGCCGGGCACGCACGTCAATTATTACAAGGCCAAGAATCCAGAAGGCCTGACGATGCGGCAGATGACGGGCAAGCCGATTGCACCGCCCGAATCCTGGCGCACGGGTAAGGAGCGCCTGGCGGTGCTGGACGGCCATAATGTGCATGCGGCGCTGATGTTTCCCACGCTGTTTTCCGTGATCGAAAAGTGGATGAGCTACGATCATGAATTCCTGCATGACGCGCTGCACGCGCTGAACCAGTGGACCAGCGAGGAATGGGGCTTTGCCCGTGAAAACCGCCTGTTCGGCGTGCCGGTGGTGTCGCTGGCCGACATGGACCGCGCAATCGCCGAGACCGACTGGCTGATCAAGGAAGGCGCGCGGACGATCTGCATTCGCCCGTCCCCGGTCCCCGGCTATCGCGGCGGGCGGTCGATGGGGCTGAAGGATTTCGATGCATTTTGGGCGCGGATCGAGGAGGCGAAGATCTTCGTGTCGATCCATGCGTCCAATTCCGACTATGACCGTCTGATCGAGATGTGGACGGGCGGCGCGGAATGGCTGCCGTTCGAGTCCGATCCTTTCGTCAACTGCCTGCGGATCATCGAGCGGGCGATTTCCGATACGATGGCGGCGATCATCTGCGGCGGGGTGTTCGACCGTTTCCCCGGCGTTCGGGTTGTGAGCGTCGA harbors:
- a CDS encoding amidohydrolase family protein, with protein sequence MTTTDLPFPVYDADNHFYEPEDALFRHLPKKWHKDFRFVEVDGRKRLAIKGQISDYIPNPTFERVAAPGTHVNYYKAKNPEGLTMRQMTGKPIAPPESWRTGKERLAVLDGHNVHAALMFPTLFSVIEKWMSYDHEFLHDALHALNQWTSEEWGFARENRLFGVPVVSLADMDRAIAETDWLIKEGARTICIRPSPVPGYRGGRSMGLKDFDAFWARIEEAKIFVSIHASNSDYDRLIEMWTGGAEWLPFESDPFVNCLRIIERAISDTMAAIICGGVFDRFPGVRVVSVENGAKWVIPLIEQLKHVYGQMPQKFMNDPVDQFHRNIFVTPFVEDDFGELKEHMQVNRILFGSDYPHPEGTEHPLDFLHELTSYSMAEKEMVMSSNLKGLLEGARN
- a CDS encoding alpha/beta hydrolase fold domain-containing protein, which codes for MTGSGSWTLPPLRQGHPADQALLERRARAGGTGDAAGAVPEAVIGGVRCLLIEPASGAAHGDILYLHGGGYRLGSPWAYIDYARLIADAAERRIILPFYPLAPENPFPAALHAIVAVYRALQDGRSVVIAGDSAGGGLAAALCILAARAGERPAGAILVSPMLDLTAKSASLERNAARDPLFSKAAVQDCAQLYLQGHSPDDPLVSAVNGDPADFPPMLLLTGGAEVLLDEALAFASRLALGDRRVSLHVAPGMGHVWPLMSPGSAEAREAVAAMASFVKGLGTAGSRPST